The Salmo salar chromosome ssa02, Ssal_v3.1, whole genome shotgun sequence genome segment agagagagagagagggagagagagagagaagaagagagggaaaatGAGTGAATCTATGAATATGTCATCTAATATGACTGCTATTCTTGCTGAATCCATTTTGGCCATTGTGAGACAGAAAATTCTGCCCAATCTACCATAGATTAAGCAGACTACATTTTGTTTTCATAAGGTTGCTGATCTCTACGTGTTAAAGACATGCACCAACAGTACAGTGCAAAATCAGATGACAGCATTGTAGCCGTGACGACACTGTCGCCTCTCCTCGCTCTATTACCCAGCATCCTCAGCCGTCCGATCTTGTCCATGAGCAGCGCCGACACGATGTTGCCAGGCAACACGGCCAGGGTGCCCAGGAAGCTGACAAAGTATATCATGTAGGCACTGTTCTCGTCACTGAAATCGCTAAGCATGCAGCCCTCCTTGTTGTGCAGGAAGGTGCTGTTGACCAGTTTGCTGTTGATCAGCCTGTACTTGAACAGATCtgttggggagaggaggggagggggggggggggattgacGAGAATTGTAGTTAATTCGATGAAATGTAGGGATAGACTTTAATGCATTCTGTACTGCTCGGATCTTTAATGTCAGCTGAGATCAGCTGAGATTATGGTATTGTGTTCATATGAGATATATGAACACAGTACCATAAACCACAGTCATTCTAATGGATGAATGACAGAATATGAACTGGGGCGTAAGGTTCGCATATCTAGGGCCTATTCAATGAgttacaaaataaaatacattcatAATACTGAATTctttattctactgtacatgaGAGAACGGTTTGTCCATACTGTCCAAGCCTAACCTCTGACCTCCAACCTCTAGGTTTTGTACTTCTCAGTATAAATCCATCATGTGGTTGGTCCCATAGTGGGTTAACATCCTGCACTATGGCAACAATCTAGCAGCTTCTAGCTCTTAGTGGGAAAGCACAGAGGGATTAAGCAATAAAGCAATAGTAGTGAAATGGCTTTCTAATTCAAATTCAAATGAGTAGCTCCTGCATGGCATTGATAGCAGCAGAGTGATTGCTTGACTAGCCTATTGATGGACAAACACCTAACAGTACGAGAGGTAGGGAGGCGTTTAGATAGTCCCTATTGTACCGCTCTGATAACGtcttgagagagacagagaaagagagagcgagagagactaagCCATTATAGGCTTGCGTTTGGCTGATAATAGGTTTCTATCGTTGTAATGTCAGAGATAAAATTGGATTCTGCCGATAGATCGAGAGGACTTCAAGCTCATCAATTTTACCCATCTTTTGTTATCAGCCATACAGATGAATCATCTTCTTGTGCGGGCTGCTTTTGTTTTGGAAAAATCTATCATTTAGTTTGAGATGACTGACAGTTATGTAATTTGCAGGCTGAAGCAAAATAGGATTGGGGCTGTGTTGCTAggatacctctctctgtctgcattgCCTCATTATGTTACAGGGCCAGGGAGTAGAGTGATGGTAATTGAGCCATTTTGTCTTGTATGAAGCATATAATTGGAGCTGATTCTCTGCTCTGTTTCTGGCTCTGTTTCTGTAAGAGAGGTTTAACACCTTAGCAAGAAATGCATAAGACCTATATGAACAATATAAGACATGTTTATCTCCTTAGACAACAATATGGTATACAATTGTATTTGATCTGTCAATCAAACACAGAAGCCACTAACACAATTGAGATTACAGTTCTTAGATGAGTTAATGAAGGGAAAACCCCTTATAAGCAAAACAAGACATTCACAACTTATAATTCCAACAAACACTGATACAACACTCTCATCAGCAGAGAGTTGGAAACAACTGACCTGTGTTGTAGAAAAGGGTGGCGATGAAGGTGCAGTTCTTGAAGAAGGTGTTGCTGGAGGTGATGTCTTCAAAGTAGCACTCCTCAAACAGAGAATCCTCGAACACCATGGACTTCATCTTCAGATTCATAAACctgacaaagagacagagagacagagggagagagacagagacagagggagagtgggagagagacagagacagagggagagcgggagagagacagagagagagagagagagagagagagagagaaagagtttgtTTTAACATCAGAATGACTGACTGACCCTTGACCTATTTACTGTATGAATGGCTTGGCACCCTGCCGTGTTCCCATGACAACGCTGAtgagggaagagggaagggggACCTACTTGTTGTTGAAGTACTCTCCGTTGCGGTGCACCTGGTTCTCCAGGGTGAAGTTGAAGGTGACGTGCTCCACCTTCTCCTTGATGAAGACCTTGGTGCGCGAGGAGTACTCCTGCTTCTGGAGATACTTGATCATGTCAGGGAACCACACCGTCAGCCCATAGTAactgagggagagaagggagatggatgTTAAGACAGACGTAGGGATCATGATGATACAGTTAATATAATCCACTTAGAAGGGATAGGACACtaactacatcatcaatatcagTAATGTAAAACTACATTTTCACTTGAGTcagacaaaatcaaatcaaagtttattggtcacgtacatacatttgcaggtgttatagcaggtgcagtgaaatgcttatgtttctagctccaacagtggagCAGAATGCCTCGCAAATACAATACTAATACACAAATAATCAAAACATCTAAACAAGAAGTCAAGTTCGTTTATTATACCTGTAGTTCATTCTATGCGGATCTGACTTTGGCTGTATATTACCTGAAAACAGTTTTGGGAGGTTGACTTTACCTGAACGACATAGagaaccacacagccatcatcatGAGAGTGGTGCGGCGGTACTCAGGAGAGAATATGGCCAGGAAGTTGCCCCACACCTACAGGGAGGTTCAcagacacccacacccacacacacacacacacatgcaaacacaaacCGACAAACAcacgcaaacgcacacacacacaaacaatatatCTCAAAGGAAATCTCTCTACAATCTACAACGGCATTAAATAAACATAATGTTCCACGTTCCACACAAGCCAAGCGTAAACACAGCTAGTAAACATAGCGAGGTAATCTCTGCACACAGGCACTTTATAAACAACGGGGGCTCATATACAAACTATCGTTCCAGTCTGTCATTCTGTAGTTAAGAGCATATAAAAATGAACCTTCTCTGTTCTCTTTGATAGTAATAGCAGTGGTGATTGTTATTCAGGGAGGTATGAGAGACTATAGGCTgaaagtagcctagcggttagagcgttgaaggtcgctggtttgaatacctgagccaacaaggtgaaaaatgTGTCGATCTGCCCATGAGCAAGGTGCTtaaaccctaatttgctccaggggagctgtactactatggctgaccctgtaaaccaacacatttcactgcacctatctggtgtatgtgacaataaaacatgtttttttggtGTACAGATACTATTTAGTTTGAGCTagaacataacacatttttgttaGACCAATGatgagcattcaaaatgtagaagaagaagaagcagaagaaggaTGGATAATCCTCCCATTCTTGTTAAAGTATTCACTCAATTTAGCCCCAGTTGACCAAAGATCCTTAGGAGAGCAAGTGAAACATTACAATCGTCTCTGGTTTAGCTGTTCATTACAAGTATGATGCTATGTTAACTGGTTGAacaggttaaggtagagtatgttACCTGGTTGAacaggttaaggtagagtatgttACCTGGTTGAacaggttaaggtagagtatgttACCTGGTTGAACgggttaaggtagagtatgttACCTGGTTGAACAGGTCAGCCAGCTTCATCCTCCATCTCTGGTACCAGGCGGTGCCCTCTCCCATGTCCACCAGCTCATCCATCTGCTTAACTGTCTTGATGGTGGTCACCTAGGAGCAACAACACAACTCAGTCACACTAACTTCCTTAACATAATTACTCCCTAAACAACTTTATCAAAGCTTAATTCATCCTCAAATAACTAATAAGTTCAAGCTAATTCATGCTAATTGAACAAGGGTCCTCCTCACTGTAAATGTATGAGAGAGGCTGTGTTTGCTCAGCGGCAGTAATTGCAAGATGATAAATGAATATAAAAATGTCCCCTCATTTCTTTTCTCTGAATAAAAGACTGCTTCACTTCACAGACTAGATGTGTCTGATAGGGGCTTGATAGTAGTTTAGGAtggatgtactgtgtgtgtgtgtgtgtgtgtgtgtgtgtgtgtgtgtgtgtgtgtgtgtgtgtgtgtgtgtgtgtgtgtgtgtgtgtgtgtgtgtgtgtgtgtgtgtgtgtgtgtgtgtcactcacagAGAAGACCCTCTCTGGGTAGCCCTTCGCCCTCATGTTGGTGTCATGGACCTGCTTCAGAATCATCCAAGCCTCATCGTGTTTCCCATTCTacaacagacaagacagacacatTTGTCTAAAGCTAAATAAATAGGAACTCATTCTAGTATATTTGTCAGCATAATCAGGATCCCAGCAGCTGTATAATGAAGGTAGCTACTGTAGGTGTCGTGATATTCAAACACAGCAGTAAGTCCCAAGTTAAACCCAAGATGATAAACAATGCCTTGGGTAGCTACTATTATTTTTGTTATATTTTCATTGGTGGTTGGTGGACTGACCTCCAGGAAGAAGCGTGGGCTCTCGGGCATTGTGGTGAGGGCAGAGATGGCTGCCACAGAGGGGAAGgcacacaccaacacaaacacacgccAGCTGTGGAACTGGTACGCAGAGCCCATCTGGAAACTCCAGCCTGGAACAGGGACATAAAGAGGTTGAAGAACTATGGTACAAGGGTCATACCAGAGAGCAGTATACAGGACGATAAGCATATGCATCCATGTTTGGTAGGAGCATAACAAAGAATATGATTGTTTCTGTGTGTATAAATCTTGTGCATTCAATTGTATTTAAATGTACAGAATGTGTAATCTTTGCTTGGAAACCAAATTTCACTCTGGGGTGGTAGAAATGAACCGACGAACATTGACCGACGAACAACCCCCCAACCGACTCACTGATTTGTTGATTGATTCATTGACTGATTGACTGGTAGGTTGATTGGTTAATTGACATTTCTCACCATAGTGGGGGATGATGGCCCAGGCCATGGCAGAGGCGTAGATGCCACCGATCATCCAGAACATGCAGAGCCAGCTGAggtgctctcctctcttctcctgggCCAGGAACTCAGAGTAGTAGGAGAACACGATGGGGATGGAGCCACCGAtgctgcagagagggagagagagagagagagggagagagggagagagagagagagagagagagagagagagagagggaggagagagagagagagagagagagagagagagggagagagagagagagagagagggagagagagagagagagagagagcgggaggagagagagagagcgagagagagagagggagagagagagagagagggagagagggagagagagagagagagagagagggagagagagagagagagagagagaggagagagagagagagagggaggagagagagagagagagagagagagagggagagagagagagagagagagggaggagagagagagagagagagagagagagagagagagagagagagagagggaggagagagagagagagagagagagagagagagagagagagagagagaggagagagagagggagagagagagagagagagagagagagagagagagagagagagagagagagagagagagagagagagagagagagagagagaaataaagaaagaaagacagagagaaagagagagaggtaataaaGAGTCTCTTCGGGCTATTAAACCATTTAAATAATCTGTGCCAGCACAATAACATTGTCAACATCAATAATAGATAGGCTTCATACACATTTCATCCAGTTGATTTAACCAAGCTGAGATTGCTTACAGACTTCCAGCTTTGGGAGTCATTGTGGGGCACATTAATTTTAGCAtcatttacagttggcactagtaTTTATAGCCGAGTCGTTCTCAGAGGAGAAGGGGTGTGTGACACAGCATCCTTCCTTACCCCACGCCGGAAAGCAGACGGCATAAAAGGAAGGAGCTGTATCCTTGAacgaaggaggagaagaaggcaAACACACTGTtgatggagagggagatgaggagggtcTGTCGCCGTCCAATCCGGTCGGCCAGGCCGCCCCACAGGAAGGCCCCCACCATCATCCCCAGGTACACAATAAGacctgaaagagggagagaaagagaaggggtggGGAAGTGGGAAGGAGaacaaggaagggagagagagagagaaagaggagaaaaggagagagggaatatagggatggagggggagagagaaggagggaaaagaGAAAATCAGTTATTAATACCTATCAGGGTTATTataaaaaaaagggttccaaaatggttccgctgtccccataggagaaccgtttttggttccaggtagaactattttggggtCCATGTAGAaacctctgtgtaaagggtt includes the following:
- the LOC106581810 gene encoding synaptic vesicle glycoprotein 2A isoform X2, coding for MMVGAFLWGGLADRIGRRQTLLISLSINSVFAFFSSFVQGYSSFLLCRLLSGVGIGGSIPIVFSYYSEFLAQEKRGEHLSWLCMFWMIGGIYASAMAWAIIPHYGWSFQMGSAYQFHSWRVFVLVCAFPSVAAISALTTMPESPRFFLENGKHDEAWMILKQVHDTNMRAKGYPERVFSVTTIKTVKQMDELVDMGEGTAWYQRWRMKLADLFNQVWGNFLAIFSPEYRRTTLMMMAVWFSMSFSYYGLTVWFPDMIKYLQKQEYSSRTKVFIKEKVEHVTFNFTLENQVHRNGEYFNNKFMNLKMKSMVFEDSLFEECYFEDITSSNTFFKNCTFIATLFYNTDLFKYRLINSKLVNSTFLHNKEGCMLSDFSDENSAYMIYFVSFLGTLAVLPGNIVSALLMDKIGRLRMLAGSSVISCVSCFFLSFGNSESAMIALLCLFGGISIASWNALDVLTVELYPSDKRCTAFGFLNALCKLAAVLGISIFTSFVGITKAVPILFASGALAAGSFLAFKLPETRGQVLQ
- the LOC106581810 gene encoding synaptic vesicle glycoprotein 2A isoform X1, which translates into the protein MDDGYGRDGRQDFIRGAKDIAKVVKKQAGKKVGRSVDKMADEYTKRSYKRFEEEDDDDDYPVQQSQDGDGYYRNDSRANDDEGGHSDSTEGHDEDDEIYEGEYQGIPRADSGKTGPVDGMAPQAQIRDLAQFEAERRKDQEELAQQYETILQECGHGKFQWTLYFVLGLALMADGVEIFVVGFVLPSAEKDMCLSEESKGMLGLIVYLGMMVGAFLWGGLADRIGRRQTLLISLSINSVFAFFSSFVQGYSSFLLCRLLSGVGIGGSIPIVFSYYSEFLAQEKRGEHLSWLCMFWMIGGIYASAMAWAIIPHYGWSFQMGSAYQFHSWRVFVLVCAFPSVAAISALTTMPESPRFFLENGKHDEAWMILKQVHDTNMRAKGYPERVFSVTTIKTVKQMDELVDMGEGTAWYQRWRMKLADLFNQVWGNFLAIFSPEYRRTTLMMMAVWFSMSFSYYGLTVWFPDMIKYLQKQEYSSRTKVFIKEKVEHVTFNFTLENQVHRNGEYFNNKFMNLKMKSMVFEDSLFEECYFEDITSSNTFFKNCTFIATLFYNTDLFKYRLINSKLVNSTFLHNKEGCMLSDFSDENSAYMIYFVSFLGTLAVLPGNIVSALLMDKIGRLRMLAGSSVISCVSCFFLSFGNSESAMIALLCLFGGISIASWNALDVLTVELYPSDKRCTAFGFLNALCKLAAVLGISIFTSFVGITKAVPILFASGALAAGSFLAFKLPETRGQVLQ